The region CCGCTCCGGCAGGCTGAAGCCGCTGAGTACACGGCTCTTGAACGGGTTGAAGGCGCTGTTGGCGCGCAACTCGTAGGCGATACTCGCCCCGTCCACCCGCAGGCGCAGGTTGAAGCGGTCCGGCGAGTTACCGGCGGTGAGATCCGATTGCTCCAGCAGGCGGAACCAGGCCCACGGCCCGTCCAGGGTCACGCCCGAACGGCCGCTGGCCGACGGCGGCATGATAGAAATACGCACCACGCCAATGCTGCCCGGGTTCGGCCATTGCATGGCCACCGGGCGGCTTGGGCCGTGGTCGTAGCTCAATTGCTGGCCGTCCAGATCCAGCAGGAACTGAGTGATCGTCGGGTCCATCGACACCGGCTTGAGTTCGAAACGCACAATCGGTTGGGTGCCTCCAGCGCGGAAGAACGCATCACGAATGGCCGCCGCACGCTGGAAGGTTTGCAGCACGCCCGGCGCAATCCCGAGCTTCTGCGCCGCCCCCGGCTGCCAGCGCCAGGTCGGCGCAGACGTGTCCACATAAGGCTGCAGGTATTTGCGGAAGTAGTTATCCATCACCCCGCCCACACCAAAAAACTGGCCAAAGTCATCCAGCGTGGCGTCGCGCGCGCTGCCCGGCGACATCGGATAACGACCGGCCAGGGACTGGCGGTACACGTTGACCACTTCGCTGACCCACGCTGCGTTCAGTTGGTTGCGCACGCCGCCCATCATGCTGTTGGTGGTGGAGTTGACCACCGACTTGACCATGCCCTGCACCAACGGCGGCTGGCGCTCGGCATTCAGGCTGACCCGCGTGGCTGCTGCCGCCGCCTGGTTCTTCGCCTCGCCGAGCAAGGCATCGCCACTGGCACCGACCATGGCGCTGACCTGCACATACAGCGCGTTCATATCCGCGAGCAGGCCGTCGATGGCGGCCGGTTCGCCTTCATTCTTGCTGACGATGCTGTTGAGTTCAGCGAAATGCGCGGTCACCGGATCATCCGCCGCTTGCGCAGTGCTGGTGGTCTGTTGCTCCTGGCCGAGCAGGCTGCCGAGGCGCTCCTTGAGCTTGTCGACACCCCCTTCCACCGGCACGCCTTTGGCGGCCAATTGGCGCTCTTCGGCTTGCAGATCAGTTTCCTTGGCCACCGCCACCAGCAGTTTTTTCAGCGGCGACGTCGGGCCGGAAATCACTCGCAGCACATCGGCCGCCTGGGCCACGCTGGTGATCGGCACAAAGTCGATATCCGCAAGCAAGGCATCCCACTGGCGCTGGTAATCCTGGAAATACAGGCGGCGCACGTCGGCGGCGAGGCTCGCCACGTTTTGCTGGTCTGCCTGTTCGCGGCCCAGCACCCATTGCTCTTCAGCCAGGGTGCCCGTCTGATTCAAGCTGCTCAGCAGGAACGCCTGACGATAGCCCTTGGCGGTGAAAAACCCACTCAACGGCTCGCCCAGCGGCTTGCCACTTTTACGGCTGAACACCAGCGCGGCATCACGGCCTGCGGCTTCGTTGATACGGAAGTCAGGAATGCCGTCGGGCAGTTTCTGGCGTTTAACGCGGTCATAGACGCGCTGAGCCACCGGCAGTTGTTGCAGTTGGCGACGCAGGTCGTCGATCAGCCGTGGGTCGAGTCGCGCGCTCGGCGGATGGCGCTCGAACAGCGCCTGCAAATGCCCGGTCAACGCCTGGCGCTGATCGGCCGGCAGGTCACGCGGCAGGCTACGGTCCCAGTCGAGGGCGATCCAGGCCTTGATGAAGTCCGGGTCGTAATGCTCGTTGTCGGCGAGCATCAGGTAAGCCTTCAGGCCTTCATAGAGGAAGTCGGAATTGCCACCGCCGTGCAGTTGTTCTTCGATACGCGTCACCAGACGGGGGGCGAATACGGCGATCAACAGCTTGCGGTAGACACTGGCGGACTCGGCTTCGAGCATGTCGCCTTGATACAGACCCAGCCCTTCGGACCAACTCGGCGAATCACCCGCGAGGTTCTTCACCGCATTGAGCAACGGCAGCACGGCGAGGACTTCGCGCTGCGCCGGGCTGAGGTTCTGTACCGTCTGGCCCAGCGGCGCGACCTTCTGATCGACTTGGGTGATGTAGGCCTGATTGGCGCGATAACTCACCCACCACAAACTGCTCACCACCACCACCAAGGCCACGGTAGCGGCTAATACGCCGCGTGCGATCCACTTGCGCCGCCGCTCGACCTTCGGGTTCACCCCCACCAGCCCACGCTCGGCGAACGCCACGGCGGTGAACAGTTTTTCGATGAAGTAACTGCGCCCGGTACCACTCTGGCGCGCCAGGTGCTGGCGGTCCAGGTTCATGCTCTGGGCCATGGCGCCGATCAGGCGATCAATCGGGCTGCCTTCCTGGGTGCCGCTGGTGAAGTACACGCCGCGCAGCAATACGCGCTCTTCATAGGCATTGGGCTTGAACACGCCTTCAAGGAAGCTTTGCAGGCAATCCTTCAACGCACCGAACTGCTGCGGGAAGCCGTAGATCAGGTCGCGCCGCGCCGGGTCGCGCTCCTGTTGCAAGCGTTCCACCAAGCGTTCGTTAAGGCGCTGCTCCAGGCCTGCAAATTCGCTTTGCAGATGGGCCAACGGGCTGTCGCTGTTCTTGCCGTCATCCAGGGCAAAGGTCATGCCCCACACCTGGGCGCGGTCTTCCTTGCTCAGGTTGTCGAAAAACTCCATGAAGCCCGGCACCAGGTCGAGCTTGGTCAGCATCAGGTAGATCGGGAAACGCACGCCCAACTGGGTATACAGCTCCTGGATACGCAGGCGAATCGCAGCGGCATGCGCGGCGCGCTCGGCGTCGCTGCCCAGTAGCAAATCGGACAGGCTGATCGCGATAAAGGCGCCATCGATCGGGCGGCGCGAGCGCTGCTTTTTCAGCAGGTCAAGGAAGCCCAGCCACGCGGCTTTATCCACCGTGGAGTTGCTGTCCTGCGTGGTGTAGCGGCCAGCGGTGTCGAGCAAAACCGCTTGATCGGTAAACCACCAGTCGCAATTGCGCGTACCGCCAACGCCTCGCACCGCACCGGCGCCCAATTGCGCGGCCAGCGGAAAATGCAGGCCGGAATTGACCAGCGCGGTGGTCTTGCCCGAACCCGGCGGGCCGATGATCACGTACCACGGCAGCTCGTAGAGGTTGCGGCGCTCGTCACCGCCGAGCTTGGCCTTTTTCAGCAGCGTGAGGGCTTCGTCCATGCGCTGACGCAGGGTTGATAACTCTTCGGCAGTGGCGACGCTGTTGGGGTCGGCCGGTGTTTCGGCCGCTAGGCTGCGCATCACTTCGGCGGCCTGACGCCGGGCCTGGATAATGCGGAACACGCGGTAAGCGATCCACACGGCAAACACCAGGATAATCAGCGCCCAACGGCGCCCTTCCGGCACCAGGACGTCGAGCAACGGCCCGACAAACCAGATGATCAGGCTGAGGGCGATCAGGCCCAGCAATGGGATCACCCAGCGAATCATGAAACTGAAAAACGCCTTCACTCGACGCCCTCCGCCAATACGGTGATTTCAACCCGACGATTGCGGGCACGGCCTTCGGCAGTGGCATTGGTGGCCACCGGCGTGGTGTCGCTTCTGCCTTCGGCGCTGAAGCGATCCGCCTGGCCGGTCTTGGCCGCCAGAATCTCCAGCACCGACTTGGCGCGCGCCTCGGACAGCGCCCAGTTGGACGGGAACCGCAGTGTGGCAATCGGGCGGTTATCGCTGTGCCCGGTGACGCGCACCTGGCCCTTGACCTTGCGGATGGCATCGGCGATGCGCAGCATCAGCGGCTGGTAGTCATCGACAATGCTGGAACTGGCCGACGCGAACAGCTCATCACCCCGAATCGTCACGACGGAACGGTCGACCTTGTCTTCCACGGCCACGCGGCCCGCCTTGATGTCTTCCACCAGGAAGCCCGCCAGGCGTGGCCGTTCAATCACTTTCGGTTGCACCACGGGACGGTCGATGGCCTGCACCGGGATCTCGCCCAAGGCATGGATATTCTTGAACACCGGCTCGGCATCCGACGCCAGCTTCATGCGCAAACCGAACAGCAACGCCAACAGCAGCGCCAGGCCGATGGCCACGGCGATCCATGGCGGCATGAATTGCGCCAGGCGATCACGCGCCACGGTCACGCCGCGCCAATGCGGCGACAGTTCACGCTCGTGCTCGCCACGGGCGCTGCGAATGGCCGCAGCGGTGCGCTCACGCAAGGCTTCCAACTGGCTGCGACCGTCGTTCATCACGCGGTAGCGGCCCTCGAAACCCAGGCACATGCACAGGTACAACAGCTCCAGCAAATACAGGCGCTCGCGCGGGCTTTGCAGGCAGTGGTCGAGCAACTGAAAGACTTTTTCGCCGCCCCAGGCTTCGTTGTGCACGGTGATCAACAAGCTCTGTTTGCCCCAGTCACTGGTGCTGCCCCATGGCGTACTCAGCACGGCCTCATCGAGCGCGGTGCACAGCGCGTAACGCGCCAACAGCACTTCGTTGCGCGCCACACCGGCGGCTTCGGCGCGTTCTTCGAACTGGCGCAAGTAGTCCAGTAACTGCGCACGCAAGCTGGCCGGCGCCGGGTGCGCGATGGTGTTGCGCAGGCGTGTCAGCAGCGCAAGCAACGGGCCAGCAGCGCTTTCCAGCGGGTTGAGGCCTTGGCTTTTACCGGTCAGGATCGGCGCGGCCGGCATCGAAAGCGGTGCCGGCTCTGCGCGCGCAGGTTCCGGCGCGCGGCCACCCGGACGCGGCATGAACTGGGTGCGGTCATCATCATTGGGATGCATCGCGGATTATCCTCGGATCGCCCAGAAGGCCAGGTTCAAACCCGGGAACTGCCCGGCGATATGGAAGGCAAAACCGCCGGAGTTGTTCAGTTGCTGCCAGTGCTCGCTGCCCCGGTCCAACTCGTAATAGGTGCTGCCTGCGTGGTACGGGATCTGCCGTGGCGCCACCGGCAATGGCAGCAGGCCAATGCCCGGCAGTTGCAGGTTGACCATGTCGCGGATGTGTTCCACCGAACCAACCTTGCTCTGCTGGCCGAAGCGCGCGCGCAGGGTTTCGCCAGGCACGTCAGCGCGCACCACCAGGATGAAACTGGCGCTGTCGAGCAGGGTTTTATCAGCAAGCATCGCCACGTGGATGCCGTAGGCTTTCTCCACAATCGGGATGGGCGTGGCCTTGCTGTCGATCAGCATCGACAGCGCTTCACGCAGGGCCGCCATCACCGGGACGAAACTCAGGGACAGGTCGTCGTGCTGGTATTGCGGGTATTCCTGGGGGCGACGGCCCGAGGTGGAGAAGGTGGAAAACTCCCCGGCCAGGCTCACCAGCTCGCTGAAAAAGCGTTCCGGGTGCAGCGGGCTCAACTGGCTGAAATGCTGGAGCAGCGGCTGCGCGCGGTTGACCAATTGCAGCAGCATGAAATCGGCAATCTCCGACGCGCCACCGGCGCCCGAGGCGACGACACGGCCAGCCAGGGCTTCGCCACGCTGGTGCAGCAGGCCCAGTAATTCGCTGCGAAAGGCGCTCAGCGGTTTGCTCGCGGCCACGTCCAGAACCGGCGGAATGTAGGTGTCATCGAGGACCAGCGCGCGGTCAGCGCGTTTTTCCTTGATGCGTACCACGCCGATGGCAGCGTAATCGCTGATGCCATCTTGCGCGGTCAGCAAGCGCAGGGCACGGGAACCCACGGCCACCGGCGCGCGGTTTTCGAACGGCGCGTTGTCGTCACGCACTTCACGCACCTGGCTCACATAACGTGCGGCGCCAAGGTCTTCGCCCTCGTCGACCGTGTCACGGGCACCCGCGCGCTTGAGCGGCAAGGCCAGGTACACCAGGCCATCGCGCAGGTTATCGTCGATGTTCAGCGGGCTCGGCGCCAGGTCGTCCTGGGGGATATTGAACGGCGTGCCATCAGGCAACAGGCCGCGCGCCGAAACGATCGCCAGCTTGCCCTGCGCCAGCAGGCCTTGGTCGATCAGCAACTCGGAAAAGCCCCACGCGCCAGCGGATAACGGACGACTGCGGGCGTCGATCAGGTTTTCCAGATAACGGTCATGTTGCTGGAAGTGCTGCGTTCCAATGAACATGCCTTCCGACCAGACCACGCGATTGTTCCAGGACATGGGGGCTCCGATTGCTTCTTATTGGGCAGGGCTGGATGGGGGAACCACGACGTCGGCGCGCACGGCGCGCACATCGAGGCTGATCTGGTATTCGGTGTACTGGCGAGCCGGCACGTTGAGCACCGTGCGCCATTGCGCGCGGTCCAACTCGCGATAGCCCACCAGCAAACCGATTTGGCGTGTGGAGGGGTCGAGGTCGCGTTGAATGCTCAATTGCTGGCCGGGTTGGACCATCACTTCGTCCTGGTCCAACAGGTCCAGGCCGAGGGTGGATTGCGCGCGGTCAGCCAGCGCGAAGTAGTCGGAGCGGCTGAAGGTGGCGGCGTTTTTCAGTTCGAAGATGCGCACCCGCACCGGCGCTGCCAGGCCGTTGGCGCCGGGGTTGAGCCCGGTAATCGCGTGAAAGTGCAACTCGACGGCGGCGGTGTCCGCCTCGGCCTCGGCAACCGCCTGGGGTTTGGCGGCATCCTTGGCACACGCCGTCAGCAGCAACGCGGTGGCTGCTGCGAGTAAAAACCTGGGAATCATCCTGCGTCCTCAATGACGTACTTAGCTATCCGTTTTATCCATTACTGCGGCGCGATTTAGCGTCGCTGTCGTGCGCTGTGTTCTTCGTAGGCCCGGCTGAATTCGCGGCCGAACAGGTCCTGGAAATCTTCCTGGGCCTCGCGGGAAATATTGCTGTAAAGCTCGGTGAACTGCTGCCAGTACTGGGCCTGGCGCGAGCCGTTAAAAAGGCTCGACAGCCCGCCGGGCTTGCCCATGCGCTCTTCCAGCTGTGCCGGCTCAAAACGCGTGAGCAGGTGTTTGATCGCCGCTTCCACACCGGCCATTACTGCCAGTTGGTGGGCGCGCAAGTCGTCGAAACTGTCGCGCACGGCGATGTCCGGCGCCATAAACGCTTGGTTACCGTGGCGAAGCAGCAGCAGTAAGGCTTCGTCGGCATTCGGCGCGAATTTCAACGGATTGTTTTCGGCTGGCCGGATCATCGTCTGCTGCATGCGGAACTCGCCCTTGAGGCTGGCACGGGCACGCAAGACGTCGATCAGGCCTTCGACCATCAGCCGGTAGCTGCGGCCGATGCTTTCCATTTGCGCGCAGGCGTCGGCTTTGTCGAGGCGCAGTTGGTCAAGGCCGGCGCCGCGCAGGAAGGCTTGCAGCAGGTCGGGCTGCTGGGTGTCCGGGGCGGCTGGCGGGAGGATCGGCGCAGGTGGCGGTTCGGGCGGCGCAACAGGCTGGGGGGCTGTGACGACAGGCGCTGGCGTGTCGCCAAACAGGTCCCAGTCTTCGGGAATGACTGAACCGGATACGACCGGCTTCTCGACCACCGGCACGGCCACCGGCGTCGGTGGACGGAAGTCGTGTTGCTCGCAGGGTACGTGGTCCGCCACAGTCGGCGGCGGTACGGTGGTCGGGGTGAGGAAGTCGAACAGATCCGGCAGCGTGTCCATCGACGAGGCGCCCTGGAACTGCGGCGCAATTGCCGGCGTCGGCGCAGGCGCTGGCGAGCTCACCACCGCCCCCATCAGCGCCTCAAAGCTGTTCGGCGAATCGCCAGCAAACAACTGGCTATCAACCGCTTGCACGTTGAAGTCGATACGCGCCTGGATTTCGTAATCGCCGATGCGGATCAGCTCACCATCTTGCAACGGCTCGCTGTTACCCCGGCGCATGCGAATACCGGCGTTAACCAGCTCCACGCCGTTTGTACTGTTATCGGTTAAATAGTAACGGCCATCTTTGTATTGAATAACGCAGTGCTGCGAAGAGACAAGGCGCTCTGGGTCGGGCAATACCCAGTCATTATCGGAACTACGGCCAATAGCCATCACGCCCTGATTCATGGACTTTTCAGGGCATTGCCCAGGGGTAATTTTGTGATAACTAGTGATAGTCAAACACAGCGACATCTTGCCTCCTTGCTGATACATCGCGCGCGGTCTATCCAGGGGCTACCCAAAGGGACCCGTCTTCCCGAGAGATCACCGCCAGGTCGTGCAAACGACCTTGAAAACCTGCTTTTGTCAGCATGATCGCTGATCTTACTCGGCCTCTATGACAAAAATCCTGCCTTGGGGCGCCGTTAGACCCGTCAGTCGCGCAGGGTGTTAAACACCGCACATCTGTCACAGAGGGCGAATAGCTTACCTTGACAAGGCGTAACTACTACACCAAAAATGCACAACTTCTTGAACATCGGTAGTGGCACATTAGTGGCACCGCTGCATATATGACCAAGAACCCATGCAAAGTTCATTACGCAACTATTGCATGAATTGCCCGATATCTAACGGGCCGATAGGGAGATCGAATCAAGTGGATGTGCCGTTGCTGCTCGCCGCCGTTTCCGCGACTTCGCCGTGTGGCGAAGACATGGAATATGACGCGGACTTTCTCCACCTGGAGCGTGCCGCCAAGGGCCAACCCGAGCGCAGCATGGGCGACTCCATCCTGCCCGCTGAACCGCCGGACTGGCGCAGCATCCAGCAGCAAAGCCTCGACTTGTTGCAGCGCAGCAAAGACCTGCGTATCACCCATTTTCTGCTGCAAAGCTCCCTCGCCCTGCAGGGTCCGGCCGGGCTGGCCGAAGTCCTCACGCTGATCAACGCGCTGCTGCGCGAATACTGGGCCGACCTGCACCCGCGCCTGGATGCCGACGACGATAACGACCCCACCGTGCGCATCAACGCCCTCTCGGGCTTGACCAGCGACGCGACCATTCGTCTGCTGCGCGAAAGCATCCTCACGCGCTCACGCACGTTCGGGCCGGTGAGCCTGCGCGCCGCGCTGAACGCCAGCGGCCTGATGAGTTTCCCCGATGAACAACTCGGCGCCCAGCAACTGAACGCCGCGTTCCTCGACAGCGACCCGGAACAACTGCAGGCCACCCACGACGCCCTGAGCGCTGCGCGTGCCGCCTGCGAAGCCATCGAACAACAGGTTAGCGACCAGGTCGGTTCGGCCCAGGGCGTGGACCTCAGCCTGTTGAAGCAACCGCTCAAGCAGGCGCTGCAAGTCCTCAACCAATTCGTACCGAATAGCGATACCAGCAGCGAGCCCGAGGCCGTCAGTGACGACAATGCCCCCTCGGTTGAATACGCCGCTGCCCCCGCCGCACCGCGCCCAACGGGTGACATCGCCAGCCGCGATGACGTGCTGCGCAGCCTCGACAAGATCCTTGCGTACTACACCCGGCACGAGCCTTCGAGCCCGCTGCCGGTGCTGTTGAACCGGGCGAAAAATCTGGTGCATGCCGATTTTGCGGCCATCGTGCGCAATCTGATTCCCGACGGCATGTCCCAATTTGAAAACCTGCGCGGCCCGGACGGCGAGTAAGCCGCTCGACTGTGCAGTAACAACACCGTCGCTCAAGCGACCAGGAGCAGCAACGTGGCGAAGCAAAGTTCTCAGAAATTCATCGCGCGCAACCGTGCGCCTCGAGTGCAGATCGAGTACGACGTCGAGCTTTACGGCGCCGAGAAAAAGGTCCAG is a window of Pseudomonas antarctica DNA encoding:
- the tssJ gene encoding type VI secretion system lipoprotein TssJ, with the protein product MIPRFLLAAATALLLTACAKDAAKPQAVAEAEADTAAVELHFHAITGLNPGANGLAAPVRVRIFELKNAATFSRSDYFALADRAQSTLGLDLLDQDEVMVQPGQQLSIQRDLDPSTRQIGLLVGYRELDRAQWRTVLNVPARQYTEYQISLDVRAVRADVVVPPSSPAQ
- the tssA gene encoding type VI secretion system protein TssA, giving the protein MDVPLLLAAVSATSPCGEDMEYDADFLHLERAAKGQPERSMGDSILPAEPPDWRSIQQQSLDLLQRSKDLRITHFLLQSSLALQGPAGLAEVLTLINALLREYWADLHPRLDADDDNDPTVRINALSGLTSDATIRLLRESILTRSRTFGPVSLRAALNASGLMSFPDEQLGAQQLNAAFLDSDPEQLQATHDALSAARAACEAIEQQVSDQVGSAQGVDLSLLKQPLKQALQVLNQFVPNSDTSSEPEAVSDDNAPSVEYAAAPAAPRPTGDIASRDDVLRSLDKILAYYTRHEPSSPLPVLLNRAKNLVHADFAAIVRNLIPDGMSQFENLRGPDGE
- the tssK gene encoding type VI secretion system baseplate subunit TssK, with the translated sequence MSWNNRVVWSEGMFIGTQHFQQHDRYLENLIDARSRPLSAGAWGFSELLIDQGLLAQGKLAIVSARGLLPDGTPFNIPQDDLAPSPLNIDDNLRDGLVYLALPLKRAGARDTVDEGEDLGAARYVSQVREVRDDNAPFENRAPVAVGSRALRLLTAQDGISDYAAIGVVRIKEKRADRALVLDDTYIPPVLDVAASKPLSAFRSELLGLLHQRGEALAGRVVASGAGGASEIADFMLLQLVNRAQPLLQHFSQLSPLHPERFFSELVSLAGEFSTFSTSGRRPQEYPQYQHDDLSLSFVPVMAALREALSMLIDSKATPIPIVEKAYGIHVAMLADKTLLDSASFILVVRADVPGETLRARFGQQSKVGSVEHIRDMVNLQLPGIGLLPLPVAPRQIPYHAGSTYYELDRGSEHWQQLNNSGGFAFHIAGQFPGLNLAFWAIRG
- a CDS encoding DotU family type VI secretion system protein yields the protein MHPNDDDRTQFMPRPGGRAPEPARAEPAPLSMPAAPILTGKSQGLNPLESAAGPLLALLTRLRNTIAHPAPASLRAQLLDYLRQFEERAEAAGVARNEVLLARYALCTALDEAVLSTPWGSTSDWGKQSLLITVHNEAWGGEKVFQLLDHCLQSPRERLYLLELLYLCMCLGFEGRYRVMNDGRSQLEALRERTAAAIRSARGEHERELSPHWRGVTVARDRLAQFMPPWIAVAIGLALLLALLFGLRMKLASDAEPVFKNIHALGEIPVQAIDRPVVQPKVIERPRLAGFLVEDIKAGRVAVEDKVDRSVVTIRGDELFASASSSIVDDYQPLMLRIADAIRKVKGQVRVTGHSDNRPIATLRFPSNWALSEARAKSVLEILAAKTGQADRFSAEGRSDTTPVATNATAEGRARNRRVEITVLAEGVE
- the tssM gene encoding type VI secretion system membrane subunit TssM, with protein sequence MKAFFSFMIRWVIPLLGLIALSLIIWFVGPLLDVLVPEGRRWALIILVFAVWIAYRVFRIIQARRQAAEVMRSLAAETPADPNSVATAEELSTLRQRMDEALTLLKKAKLGGDERRNLYELPWYVIIGPPGSGKTTALVNSGLHFPLAAQLGAGAVRGVGGTRNCDWWFTDQAVLLDTAGRYTTQDSNSTVDKAAWLGFLDLLKKQRSRRPIDGAFIAISLSDLLLGSDAERAAHAAAIRLRIQELYTQLGVRFPIYLMLTKLDLVPGFMEFFDNLSKEDRAQVWGMTFALDDGKNSDSPLAHLQSEFAGLEQRLNERLVERLQQERDPARRDLIYGFPQQFGALKDCLQSFLEGVFKPNAYEERVLLRGVYFTSGTQEGSPIDRLIGAMAQSMNLDRQHLARQSGTGRSYFIEKLFTAVAFAERGLVGVNPKVERRRKWIARGVLAATVALVVVVSSLWWVSYRANQAYITQVDQKVAPLGQTVQNLSPAQREVLAVLPLLNAVKNLAGDSPSWSEGLGLYQGDMLEAESASVYRKLLIAVFAPRLVTRIEEQLHGGGNSDFLYEGLKAYLMLADNEHYDPDFIKAWIALDWDRSLPRDLPADQRQALTGHLQALFERHPPSARLDPRLIDDLRRQLQQLPVAQRVYDRVKRQKLPDGIPDFRINEAAGRDAALVFSRKSGKPLGEPLSGFFTAKGYRQAFLLSSLNQTGTLAEEQWVLGREQADQQNVASLAADVRRLYFQDYQRQWDALLADIDFVPITSVAQAADVLRVISGPTSPLKKLLVAVAKETDLQAEERQLAAKGVPVEGGVDKLKERLGSLLGQEQQTTSTAQAADDPVTAHFAELNSIVSKNEGEPAAIDGLLADMNALYVQVSAMVGASGDALLGEAKNQAAAAATRVSLNAERQPPLVQGMVKSVVNSTTNSMMGGVRNQLNAAWVSEVVNVYRQSLAGRYPMSPGSARDATLDDFGQFFGVGGVMDNYFRKYLQPYVDTSAPTWRWQPGAAQKLGIAPGVLQTFQRAAAIRDAFFRAGGTQPIVRFELKPVSMDPTITQFLLDLDGQQLSYDHGPSRPVAMQWPNPGSIGVVRISIMPPSASGRSGVTLDGPWAWFRLLEQSDLTAGNSPDRFNLRLRVDGASIAYELRANSAFNPFKSRVLSGFSLPERL
- the tagH gene encoding type VI secretion system-associated FHA domain protein TagH, coding for MSLCLTITSYHKITPGQCPEKSMNQGVMAIGRSSDNDWVLPDPERLVSSQHCVIQYKDGRYYLTDNSTNGVELVNAGIRMRRGNSEPLQDGELIRIGDYEIQARIDFNVQAVDSQLFAGDSPNSFEALMGAVVSSPAPAPTPAIAPQFQGASSMDTLPDLFDFLTPTTVPPPTVADHVPCEQHDFRPPTPVAVPVVEKPVVSGSVIPEDWDLFGDTPAPVVTAPQPVAPPEPPPAPILPPAAPDTQQPDLLQAFLRGAGLDQLRLDKADACAQMESIGRSYRLMVEGLIDVLRARASLKGEFRMQQTMIRPAENNPLKFAPNADEALLLLLRHGNQAFMAPDIAVRDSFDDLRAHQLAVMAGVEAAIKHLLTRFEPAQLEERMGKPGGLSSLFNGSRQAQYWQQFTELYSNISREAQEDFQDLFGREFSRAYEEHSARQRR